One Deinococcus reticulitermitis DNA segment encodes these proteins:
- the efp gene encoding elongation factor P yields the protein MISVTELRNGTKVQMDGGLWECLEYSHLKMGRGGAKVVTKFRNMESGSIVDRTFNSGEKLQDIYVEGKKMQYLYKDGDDFVFMDMETFEQVHLPPALVGDASKFMKENTDVEVAMYGDKALSITLPNQVILKITQTDPGVRGDTVSGGTKPATLETGAIVQVPLFVEQGTDVKVDTRTGQYLSRA from the coding sequence ATGATCAGCGTCACGGAACTGAGAAACGGCACGAAAGTGCAGATGGACGGCGGACTGTGGGAGTGCCTCGAATACTCTCACCTCAAGATGGGACGCGGCGGCGCCAAGGTGGTCACCAAGTTCCGCAACATGGAAAGCGGAAGCATCGTGGACCGCACCTTCAACTCCGGCGAGAAGCTGCAAGACATCTACGTCGAGGGCAAGAAGATGCAGTACCTCTACAAGGACGGCGACGACTTCGTGTTCATGGACATGGAGACCTTCGAGCAGGTGCACCTGCCGCCCGCCCTGGTCGGTGACGCGTCCAAGTTCATGAAGGAAAACACCGACGTGGAAGTCGCGATGTACGGCGACAAGGCCCTGAGCATTACCCTGCCCAACCAGGTCATTCTCAAGATCACCCAGACCGACCCCGGCGTGCGCGGCGACACCGTCTCGGGCGGCACCAAGCCCGCCACCCTGGAGACGGGCGCCATCGTGCAGGTGCCGCTGTTCGTCGAGCAGGGCACCGACGTGAAGGTCGATACCCGCACCGGCCAGTACCTCAGCCGGGCCTGA
- the accB gene encoding acetyl-CoA carboxylase biotin carboxyl carrier protein, which translates to MNPDDLKKILDALTQADVREFQLKTGSFDLSLQRGPQAASSVSLPQFQMPSMPVGYAPAPQAPSASQAPAAPSAPSSAASTEAPAPSSAPAAPQPAPAAAPAAPAASASKGQPVKAPIVGTFYASSSPDAPAYVKVGDSVQAGQVLCIIEAMKLMNEIEAETGGVIREILVKNAEPVEYGQTLFIIE; encoded by the coding sequence ATGAACCCAGATGACCTGAAGAAGATCCTCGACGCCCTCACCCAGGCCGACGTGCGCGAGTTCCAGCTCAAGACCGGCAGCTTCGACCTCTCGCTTCAGCGCGGGCCACAGGCCGCGAGCAGCGTGAGCCTGCCGCAGTTCCAGATGCCCTCCATGCCGGTGGGCTACGCGCCCGCGCCCCAGGCCCCGAGCGCTTCTCAGGCTCCCGCCGCGCCGAGTGCGCCGAGCAGCGCAGCCAGCACGGAAGCGCCCGCCCCGAGCAGCGCCCCGGCCGCGCCCCAGCCTGCGCCTGCAGCGGCCCCGGCCGCCCCCGCCGCGAGTGCCAGCAAGGGGCAGCCGGTCAAGGCCCCCATCGTCGGCACCTTCTACGCGTCGAGCAGCCCCGACGCGCCCGCCTACGTCAAGGTCGGTGACAGTGTGCAGGCCGGGCAGGTGCTGTGCATCATCGAGGCGATGAAGTTGATGAACGAGATCGAGGCCGAGACGGGCGGCGTGATTCGCGAGATCCTGGTCAAAAACGCCGAGCCCGTGGAGTACGGCCAGACCCTGTTCATCATTGAATGA